In one Arenibacter antarcticus genomic region, the following are encoded:
- a CDS encoding DUF4199 domain-containing protein, whose translation MKLFSLPIRFGIATSGSLIAYFLILSLFNLHTNVFYSLFNGVITGFGIYEAIKYYRIETGVSFNYGKGFAAGIVTGFVATIIFTIFFAFYATEINVGFLDELSKVWFRDYNTSEGIVFFTVAIMGFATTLVLTLSFMQLFKSSNNLNRKSV comes from the coding sequence ATGAAACTGTTTTCGCTACCTATTAGGTTTGGAATTGCCACTAGTGGTTCATTAATTGCTTATTTTTTAATCTTATCCCTTTTTAATTTGCATACCAATGTGTTTTATAGTCTGTTTAATGGGGTAATCACTGGTTTTGGTATTTATGAGGCCATAAAATATTATCGAATAGAAACAGGTGTTTCGTTTAATTATGGAAAAGGTTTTGCTGCCGGAATTGTAACGGGATTTGTTGCGACCATAATATTCACTATATTTTTTGCCTTCTATGCAACTGAGATCAACGTTGGCTTTTTGGATGAGCTTTCCAAGGTTTGGTTTAGGGACTACAACACTTCCGAAGGTATAGTTTTCTTTACCGTTGCTATTATGGGGTTTGCCACTACACTTGTACTTACCCTGTCATTTATGCAACTATTTAAGTCGTCCAACAATTTAAATAGGAAATCGGTTTAA
- the rplU gene encoding 50S ribosomal protein L21: protein MYAIVEIAGQQFKVAKDQKVYVHRLQEEEGSKVTFDNVLLLEDGSDITIGAPAIDGAAVEAKVIKHLKGDKVIVFKKKRRKGYKTKNGHRQYLTEVLIEGIIASGAKKTEKKEAKPAVKNAEVKAEAPKKVETPATDDLGKNTVAELRDMAKAKGIEGYSSMKKAELIAALS from the coding sequence ATGTACGCAATTGTAGAGATAGCAGGGCAGCAATTTAAAGTTGCGAAAGACCAAAAAGTGTATGTTCACCGTTTGCAAGAGGAAGAAGGTAGCAAAGTAACCTTTGATAACGTTCTTTTGTTGGAAGATGGTAGTGACATCACAATTGGCGCCCCCGCTATAGACGGAGCCGCTGTTGAGGCTAAAGTCATTAAGCACCTAAAAGGTGATAAAGTAATCGTCTTTAAAAAGAAAAGACGTAAAGGTTACAAAACAAAAAATGGTCACCGTCAGTATTTGACGGAAGTGCTAATTGAGGGAATTATTGCCTCTGGAGCCAAAAAGACTGAGAAGAAAGAAGCCAAACCAGCAGTTAAAAATGCTGAAGTAAAAGCTGAAGCTCCAAAGAAGGTGGAAACACCGGCTACCGATGATTTAGGTAAAAACACGGTTGCGGAATTGAGAGATATGGCAAAAGCTAAGGGAATTGAAG